In Ursus arctos isolate Adak ecotype North America unplaced genomic scaffold, UrsArc2.0 scaffold_29, whole genome shotgun sequence, the following proteins share a genomic window:
- the TTBK1 gene encoding tau-tubulin kinase 1 — translation MQCLAAALKDETNMSGGGEQADILPANYVVKDRWKVLKKIGGGGFGEIYEAMDLLTRENVALKVESAQQPKQVLKMEVAVLKKLQGKSHVCRFIGCGRNEKFNYVVMQLQGRNLADLRRSQPRGTFTLSTTLRLGKQILESIEAIHSVGFLHRDIKPSNFAMGRLPSTYRKCYMLDFGLARQYTNTTGDVRPPRNVAGFRGTVRYASVNAHKNREMGRHDDLWSLFYMLVEFAVGQLPWRKIKDKEQVGMIKEKYEHRMLLKHMPSEFHLFLDHIAGLDYFTKPDYQLIMSVFENSMKERGIAENEAFDWEKAGNDALLSTSTSTPPQQNTRQTAAMFGVVNVTPVPGDLLRENTEDVLQGEHLSDQENAPPILPGRPPEGLGPSPHLAPHPGGPEAEVWEETDVNRNKLRINIGKTPCVVEEEQSRAVGVPSSPVRAPPDSPTTPVRSLRYRRVNSPESERLSTADGRVELHERRSRMDLPGSPSRQACSSQPAQMLSVDTGHPDRQASGRMDVSASVEQEALSNAFRSVPLAEEEDFDSKEWVIIDKETELKDFPPGAEPSTSGTTDEEPEELRPLPEEGEERRRPGAEPTVRPRGRGMQTLAEEDPRQTPFQPLPPQPSQAEGRSETSQPPTPGSPSHSTLHSGPRPRRRESDPTGPQRQVFSVAPPFEVNGLPRAVPLSLPYQDFKKDLSDYRERARLLNRVRRVGFSHMLLTTPQVPLAPVQPQANGKEEEEEEEEEEEEEEEEEEEEEEEEEEEEEEEEEEEEEEEEEEEEEEEEEEEAVALGEVLGPRSGSSSDGSERSTDRSQEGAPSTLLADDQKESRGRASMADGDLEPEEGSKTLVLVSPGDMKKSPVTADLAPDPDLGTLAALTPQQERPQPTGSQLDVSEPGTLSSVLKSEPKPPGPGPGPGAGAVTTGAGGVAVTSSPFTKVERTFVHIAEKTHLNVMSSGGQASRPEELGAGGELGLEAPSDGRAVEEGASVPLENGIAQAGLESRALSGPSGDTPLEVATDSLPNGPALANGPAPASPLEPSPEKLATISPSRHAMAGPRPRSRIPVLLSEEDTGSEPSGSLSAKERWGKRARPQQDLARLVMEKRQGRLLLRLASGASSSSSEEQRPASETLSGTGSEEDAPASEPTAPRKAGRAAASRSRIPRPISIRMATPAAAQQQSTGRPHGAPAPDTAITSRLQLQKPPVSAVAADLRPKQPPGRGPGPGRAAACTRPPAPRSPGPSAAAAPRHPSASPRSQSLSRKESSSPSHQARPAGPPPRGAPQARAQPDGTPSPGGPKKGPRGKLQTQRAATKGRAGVAEGRAGAR, via the exons CTGAAAAAGATCGGGGGTGGGGGCTTTGGTGAGATCTACGAGGCCATGGACCTGCTGACCAGGGAGAACGTGGCCCTCAAGGTGGAGTCAGCCCAGCAGCCCAAGCAGGTCCTCAAGATGGAGGTGGCTGTGCTTAAAAAGCTGCAAG GGAAGAGCCATGTGTGCAGGTTCATCGGCTGTGGCCGCAACGAGAAGTTTAATTACGTAGTGATGCAGCTCCAG gGCCGGAACCTGGCCGACCTGCGCCGCAGCCAGCCGCGGGGCACCTTCACGCTGAGCACCACGCTGCGGCTGGGCAAGCAGATCCTGGAGTCCATCGAGGCCATCCACTCCGTGGGTTTCTTGCACCGCGACATCAAGCCG TCAAACTTTGCCATGGGCAGGCTGCCCTCCACCTACAGAAAGTGCTACATGCTGGACTTCGGGCTGGCCCGGCAGTACACCAACACCACGGGGGACGTGCGGCCC CCTCGGAATGTGGCCGGGTTTCGAGGGACTGTTCGTTACGCCTCAGTCAATGCCCACAAGAACCGG GAGATGGGCCGCCATGATGACCTGTGGTCCCTCTTCTACATGCTGGTGGAGTTTGCAGTGGGCCAGCTGCCCTGGAGGAAGATCAAGGACAAG GAGCAGGTAGGGATGATCAAGGAGAAGTATGAGCACCGCATGCTGCTGAAGCACATGCCTTCCGAGTTCCACCTCTTCCTGGACCACATCGCCGGCCTCGACTACTTCACCAAGCCCGACTACCAG ttGATCATGTCGGTGTTTGAGAACAGCATGAAGGAGCGGGGCATCGCTGAGAATGAGGCCTTTGACTGGGAGAAGGCGGGCAATGATGCCCTCTTGTCCACGAGCACCTCTACTCCACCCCAGCAGAACACCCGGCAGacggcagccatgtttgg GGTGGTCAACGTGACGCCGGTGCCCGGGGACCTGCTCCGGGAGAACACCGAGGACGTGCTGCAGGGCGAGCACCTGAGCGACCAGGAGAACGCACCCCCAATCTTGCCCGGGCGGCCCCCTGAGGGGCTAGGTCCCAGCCCCCAcctggccccccaccccgggggtcCTGAGGCTGAAGTCTGGGAGGAGACGGACGTCAACCGAAACAAACTCCGGATCAACATCGGCAAA ACCCCTTGTGTGGTGGAAGAGGAGCAGAGCCGAGCTGTGGGGGTCCCTAGCTCCCCGGTGCGTGCCCCTCCAGACTCACCGACAACCCCAGTCCGTTCTCTTCGCTACCGGAGGGTCAACAGCCCTGAGTCCGAGAGGCTTTCCACAGCGGACGGGCGGGTGGAACTGCATGAGAGGAG GTCGCGGATGGACCTGCCCGGCTCCCCCTCGCGCCAGGCCTGCTCCTCGCAGCCGGCCCAGATGCTGTCAGTGGACACGGGCCACCCCGACCGGCAGGCCAGCGGCCGCATGGACGTGTCCGCCTCCGTGGAACAGGAGGCCCTTAGCAACGCCTTCCGCTCCGTGCCGCTGGCCGAGGAGGAGGACTTTGACAGCAAGGAGTGGGTCATCATTGACAAGGAGACAGAGCTCAAGGACTTCCCCCCGGGGGCCGAGCCCAGCACGTCGGGCACCACGGACGAGGAGCCTGAGGAGCTGCGGCCGCTGCCTGAGGAGGGCGAGGAGCGGCGGCGGCCGGGGGCAGAGCCTACTGTCAGGCCCCGGGGCCGAGGCATGCAGACGCTGGCTGAGGAGGACCCTCGGCAGACTCCattccagcccctcccaccccagccgaGCCAGGCCGAAGGCCGGTCAGAGACGTCGCAGCCCCCCACGCCCGGCAGCCCTTCCCACTCGACCCTGCACTCGGGACCCCGTCCTCGACGGAGAGAGTCGGATCCCACAGGCCCGCAGAGACAG GTGTTCTCCGTGGCGCCCCCGTTTGAGGTCAATGGTCTCCCGCGAGCTGTGCCTCTGAGCCTGCCCTACCAGGACTTCAAGAAAGACCTCTCTGATTACAGAGAACGGGCTCGGTTGCTCAACAGGGTCCGGAGGGTGGGCTTCTCCCACATGCTGCTCACCACCCCCCAGGTCCCACTGGCTCCTGTTCAGCCTCAAGCtaatgggaaggaggaagaggaggaggaagaagaggaggaggaggaagaggaggaagaggaggaggaggaagaggaggaagaggaggaggaggaagaggaggaggaggaagaggaggaagaggaggaagaggaagaggaggaggaggaggaggaggaggaggaggcagtggCTCTAGGGGAGGTGCTGGGGCCTCGCAGTGGCTCCAGCAGTGATGGGAGTGAGAGGAGCACTGACCGGAGTCAGGAGGGTGCCCCATCCACGCTGCTGGCTGACGACCAGAAGGAGTCCAGGGGCCGGGCCTCCATGGCCGACGGGGACCTGGAGCCTGAGGAGGGCTCCAAAACGCTGGTGCTTGTCTCCCCTGGCGACATGAAGAAGTCGCCCGTCACTGCCGACCTGGCCCCCGACCCTGACCTGGGCACTCTGGCTGCCCTCACTCCTCAGCAAGAGCGGCCCCAGCCCACCGGCAGCCAGCTGGACGTGTCTGAGCCGGGCACCCTGTCCTCTGTCCTCAAGTCTGAGCCCAAGCCCCCCGGACCCGGGCCAGGGCCAGGGGCCGGGGCAGTGACCACAggggcaggaggagtggcagtCACCTCCTCACCCTTCACCAAAGTTGAGAGGACCTTTGTGCACATTGCGGAGAAAACCCACCTCAATGTCATGTCTTCCGGTGGACAAGCCTCCCGGCCTGAGGAGCTGGGCGCTGGGGGAGAGCTGGGCCTGGAGGCGCCCTCTGACGGGAGGGCCGTGGAGGAGGGGGCCTCTGTGCCCCTGGAGAACGGCATCgcccaggcagggctggagagCCGTGCTCTGTCCGGCCCCTCTGGGGACACCCCCTTGGAGGTGGCCACAGACTCATTGCCCAACGGCCCAGCCCTTGCCAATGGGCCGGCCCCAGCATCCCCGCTGGAGCCAAGCCCCGAGAAACTGGCCACCATCTCCCCCAGTCGCCATGCCATGGCAGGCCCTCGCCCCAGGAGCCGGATCCCTGTCCTGCTGTCTGAGGAGGACACAGGCTCGGAGCCCTCGGGCTCCCTGTCGGCCAAAGAGCGGTGGGGCAAGAGGGCCCGGCCACAGCAGGACCTGGCGCGGCTGGTgatggagaagaggcagggccgcCTGCTGTTGAGGCTGGCCTCTGGGGCCTCGTCCTCCTCCAGTGAGGAGCAGCGCCCGGCCTCGGAGACACTCTCAGGCACGGGCTCCGAGGAGGACGCGCCGGCCTCGGAGCCCACCGCCCCCAGGAAGGCCGGGCGCGCAGCTGCCTCCCGGAGCCGGATTCCCCGCCCCATCAGCATCCGCATGGCCACGCCGGCCGCAGCCCAGCAGCAGTCCACCGGCAGACCCCACGGCGCCCCCGCACCCGACACAGCCATCACCAGCAG GCTCCAGCTGCAGAAGCCGCCAGTGTCGGCCGTCGCTGCTGACCTCCGCCCCAAACAGCCCCCCGGCCGGGGTCCGGGACCGGGGAGAGCCGCAGCCTGCACCAGGCCCCCCGCCCCGCGCAGTCCAGGCCCCTCGGCCGCCGCCGCGCCGCGCCATCCCAGCGCGTCCCCCCGGAGCCAGTCCCTGTCCCGCAAGGAGAGCTCCTCCCCCTCGCACCAGGCCCGGCCCGCGGGGCCTCCGCCCCGGGGCGCCCCGCAGGCCCGGGCCCAGCCTGACGGCACCCCGTCCCCCGGGGGCCCCAAGAAAGGACCCAGAGGGAAACTCCAGACTCAGCGCGCAGCAACCAAAGGCCGGGCGGGGGTCGCGGAGGGCCGGGCCGGGGCCAGATAA